A single region of the Streptomyces sp. NBC_01381 genome encodes:
- a CDS encoding PspC domain-containing protein — MTDEQPAGTGPQAAHRDPLSATAQEPGGPAGVRNFRRDRRQKKLGGVCAGLGRHCDMDPVIFRIGLAVLSVTSGLGLVFYGFAWLFVPFDDEEENEARRLLSGRVDGQALTAVLFALVGCGVFLSLLNNGGALTFAAVLALLLAGAGYWSQQRGLTDPDPVAAQTVADAPPEAKAPPVAGAPSWWRDPIVKDGTHDGISGYFWGPEGVTVEYQPDPPHGRIRQGEPAAPTPRPKPRGPRWIGGSVFLTALVAGGLGTGLTWEEQALGTSLQTGLACALAVFAVGIAVSAFAGRTGVGSIILAVITATLLAGAAALPKDISTTWARTDWKPATSEQVRPNYELGTGIGTLDLSRAGPGKDRTVTTSAEVGAGQLKVIVPKDSTVKLNVEVGVGDIQLPDDRDGDVDIAPGKEKTVTLDPPAGSKDGGTLELNVEVGIGQAEVTRATS; from the coding sequence ATGACAGACGAGCAGCCCGCCGGGACGGGCCCGCAGGCCGCGCACCGCGATCCGCTGTCCGCCACGGCACAGGAGCCGGGCGGGCCCGCGGGCGTGCGGAACTTCCGCCGTGACCGCCGGCAGAAGAAGCTGGGCGGCGTGTGCGCGGGGCTCGGGCGGCACTGCGACATGGATCCGGTGATCTTCCGGATCGGTCTCGCGGTCCTCTCGGTCACCAGCGGGCTCGGCCTTGTCTTCTACGGCTTCGCGTGGCTGTTCGTCCCCTTCGACGACGAGGAGGAGAACGAGGCGCGCAGGCTGCTCTCCGGCCGGGTCGACGGCCAGGCCCTGACGGCCGTGCTCTTCGCGCTCGTCGGCTGCGGAGTCTTCCTGTCCCTGCTGAACAACGGCGGGGCGCTGACCTTCGCCGCCGTCCTCGCCCTGCTCCTCGCGGGCGCGGGGTACTGGTCGCAGCAGCGCGGCCTGACCGACCCCGACCCGGTGGCGGCGCAGACCGTCGCGGACGCACCGCCCGAGGCGAAGGCACCGCCGGTGGCCGGGGCGCCCTCGTGGTGGCGGGACCCGATCGTCAAGGACGGCACGCACGACGGGATCTCGGGCTATTTCTGGGGGCCGGAGGGCGTCACCGTCGAGTACCAGCCGGATCCGCCACACGGTCGGATACGGCAGGGCGAGCCTGCGGCTCCCACCCCTCGGCCCAAGCCGCGCGGCCCGCGCTGGATCGGCGGCTCGGTCTTCCTGACGGCACTGGTCGCCGGCGGCCTCGGCACGGGCCTGACGTGGGAGGAGCAGGCGCTCGGCACCAGCCTGCAGACCGGCCTCGCGTGCGCGCTCGCCGTCTTCGCGGTCGGCATCGCCGTCAGTGCCTTCGCCGGGCGTACGGGGGTGGGGTCGATCATCCTCGCGGTGATCACAGCGACGCTGCTCGCGGGCGCGGCGGCACTGCCCAAGGACATCAGCACCACCTGGGCGCGCACGGACTGGAAACCGGCCACGTCGGAGCAGGTCCGGCCCAACTACGAACTGGGTACGGGCATCGGCACCCTCGACCTGAGCCGGGCCGGCCCCGGCAAGGACCGGACAGTGACGACGAGTGCCGAGGTGGGGGCCGGACAGCTGAAGGTGATCGTGCCGAAGGACAGCACGGTGAAGCTGAACGTCGAAGTCGGGGTCGGCGACATCCAGTTGCCGGACGACCGCGACGGAGATGTGGACATCGCTCCGGGCAAGGAGAAGACGGTGACGTTGGACCCGCCCGCGGGCAGCAAGGACGGCGGCACACTTGAGCTGAACGTCGAAGTGGGCATCGGACAGGCGGAGGTGACCCGTGCTACGTCATGA
- a CDS encoding ATP-binding protein → MPEAAAVSIEDERPLRKLYRSGDGRWLGGVARGLAGHLGLPVVWVRLIFVGLFMADGLGALLYAAFWFFVPLGVGGVDAQRAPSAVTTETTADGRRKLVARKPDKGQLVALLAMVVVAMVFVGNVDLGSSTKAYLVPTLLVAAGVALVWRQADNARRARWMAVGRRRRTLTIARAAAGVLLVGAGVSGIVVLQGSTSHLSSVLQAALAVLVGVALLAGPYLVRMMQDLSEERLMRIRAQERAEVAAHVHDSVLHTLTLIQRNAENASEVRRLARAQERDLRQWLYKPEGTGKDEDDEPDTLAEAVRRNAAEVEDKHGVPIEVVIVGDCPLDDRLSAQMQAAREAMVNAAKYGGEGGAVQVFAEVEGETVFVSVRDRGPGFDLDSVPDDRMGVRESIIGRMQRNGGTARLRAVPGGGTEVELEMERTATT, encoded by the coding sequence ATGCCGGAAGCCGCAGCAGTATCCATCGAAGACGAGCGGCCGCTGCGAAAGCTCTACCGCAGCGGTGACGGTCGTTGGCTCGGCGGAGTCGCGCGCGGCCTCGCTGGGCATCTCGGGCTGCCCGTCGTCTGGGTGCGGCTGATCTTCGTCGGCCTGTTCATGGCGGACGGCCTCGGCGCGCTGTTGTACGCGGCGTTCTGGTTCTTCGTGCCGCTGGGCGTCGGCGGTGTCGACGCCCAGCGCGCGCCCTCCGCCGTCACCACCGAGACGACGGCCGACGGGCGCCGCAAGCTCGTGGCCCGCAAGCCGGACAAGGGGCAGCTCGTCGCGCTGCTCGCGATGGTCGTCGTCGCCATGGTCTTCGTCGGCAATGTGGACCTGGGCAGTTCCACCAAGGCCTATCTCGTCCCGACCCTGCTCGTCGCCGCCGGTGTCGCCCTCGTCTGGCGCCAGGCCGACAACGCGCGCCGGGCCCGCTGGATGGCGGTCGGCCGCCGTCGGCGCACGTTGACCATCGCCCGTGCGGCGGCCGGGGTGCTGCTCGTCGGTGCCGGGGTCTCCGGCATCGTCGTGCTGCAGGGCTCGACCTCGCACCTCAGCTCCGTGCTGCAGGCGGCGCTCGCCGTGCTCGTCGGTGTCGCCCTGCTCGCAGGCCCCTATCTCGTACGCATGATGCAGGACCTCTCCGAGGAGCGCCTGATGCGGATCCGCGCCCAGGAGCGGGCGGAGGTCGCCGCGCATGTGCACGACTCGGTGCTGCACACCCTGACCCTGATCCAGCGCAACGCGGAGAACGCCTCGGAGGTGCGCAGGCTGGCCCGCGCCCAGGAGCGCGACCTGCGTCAATGGCTCTACAAACCGGAGGGCACGGGCAAGGACGAGGACGACGAGCCCGACACCCTCGCCGAGGCGGTCCGGCGCAACGCGGCGGAGGTCGAGGACAAGCACGGCGTCCCCATCGAGGTCGTCATAGTCGGCGACTGCCCGCTCGACGACCGGCTGTCCGCGCAGATGCAGGCCGCGCGGGAAGCGATGGTGAACGCCGCCAAGTACGGTGGCGAGGGCGGTGCGGTGCAGGTCTTCGCCGAAGTTGAGGGGGAGACCGTGTTCGTGTCCGTCCGGGACCGTGGCCCCGGGTTCGATCTGGATTCCGTGCCGGACGACCGCATGGGCGTACGAGAATCGATCATCGGCCGTATGCAGCGCAACGGCGGCACGGCGCGGCTGCGCGCGGTGCCGGGGGGCGGCACGGAAGTCGAGCTGGAGATGGAGAGGACGGCGACGACATGA
- a CDS encoding C40 family peptidase, which translates to MAAHRKPRQRALSGGTARTAATLALAGAATATAFDGTGHADPRLSPTEVKSKVDALYREAEIAAEKYNGAKEKADNAEESLGELRDEAARKTEKLNSAREGLGSIAAAQYRSGGIDPAVQLALSSDPDQFLERAALADRAGSRQASAVSGVRKQLQEIDQLHSEADGTLDRLESRQAELRKHKKTVNGKLDSAKRLLARLTAEERARLAGDGDQDRTSRAAGRDAALDALAKAPNARASTAVSYAYKALGSPYVWGATGPNAFDCSGLTQAAYRSAGVAIPRTTYSQIAAGNRVPRSQLQPGDLVFFYQGVSHVGIYVGNGQMIHAPNPSAPVRLAPISQMPFAGATRVA; encoded by the coding sequence GTGGCAGCTCACCGCAAGCCCAGACAGCGCGCGCTCAGCGGCGGTACGGCCCGTACCGCCGCCACCCTCGCCCTCGCCGGGGCCGCCACGGCGACCGCCTTCGACGGGACGGGCCACGCGGACCCCCGGCTCAGCCCGACCGAGGTGAAGTCCAAGGTCGACGCGCTCTACCGCGAGGCGGAGATCGCCGCCGAGAAGTACAACGGCGCCAAGGAGAAGGCGGACAACGCCGAGGAGTCCCTGGGCGAGCTGCGTGACGAGGCGGCCCGCAAGACGGAGAAGCTCAACTCGGCGCGCGAGGGCCTCGGTTCGATCGCCGCGGCGCAGTACCGCAGCGGCGGCATCGATCCCGCCGTCCAGCTCGCGCTCTCCTCCGACCCCGACCAGTTCCTGGAGCGCGCCGCGCTCGCCGACCGTGCGGGCAGCCGCCAGGCCTCGGCCGTCAGCGGCGTACGCAAGCAGCTCCAGGAGATCGACCAGCTGCACAGCGAGGCCGACGGCACGCTCGACCGCCTCGAATCCCGCCAGGCGGAGCTGAGGAAGCACAAGAAGACGGTCAACGGAAAGCTGGACTCCGCCAAGCGGCTGCTCGCCCGGCTGACCGCCGAAGAGCGGGCGCGGCTCGCGGGCGACGGCGATCAGGACCGGACCTCCCGCGCCGCCGGCCGCGACGCCGCCCTGGACGCCCTGGCGAAAGCCCCCAACGCCCGTGCGTCGACAGCCGTCTCCTACGCCTACAAGGCGCTCGGCAGCCCGTACGTATGGGGCGCCACGGGCCCCAACGCCTTCGACTGCTCCGGGCTCACCCAGGCCGCGTACCGCTCCGCGGGGGTCGCCATTCCCCGTACGACGTACTCACAGATCGCGGCGGGCAACCGGGTCCCGCGCTCCCAACTGCAGCCGGGAGACCTGGTCTTCTTCTACCAGGGCGTCAGCCACGTCGGCATCTACGTGGGCAACGGACAGATGATCCACGCCCCGAACCCGAGCGCGCCGGTGCGCCTGGCACCGATCAGCCAGATGCCGTTCGCGGGGGCCACGCGGGTGGCGTGA
- a CDS encoding response regulator transcription factor codes for MSDASEPVGPRGGSEGAPDPSAAGPDTSAGPDTSAVPTESARPADAAGAAVGGDEEGRRVRVVLVDDHRMFRTGVQAEIGRTAITGVEVVGEAADVDQAVTVITATRPEVVLLDVHLPGGGGVEVLRRCAPLMSDAENPVRFLALSVSDAAEDVIGVIRGGARGYVTKTITGTDLVDSVFRVQDGDAVFSPRLAGFVLDAFASTDAPPVDEDLDRLTQREREVLRLIARGYAYKEIAKQLFISVKTVESHVSAVLRKLQLSNRHELTRWATARRLV; via the coding sequence ATGAGCGACGCGAGTGAGCCCGTGGGGCCCAGGGGCGGATCAGAGGGTGCGCCCGACCCGTCCGCGGCCGGACCGGACACGTCGGCCGGACCGGACACGTCGGCTGTGCCGACGGAATCGGCTCGGCCCGCCGATGCGGCCGGTGCTGCCGTCGGCGGTGACGAGGAAGGCCGCCGGGTGCGTGTCGTCCTTGTCGACGACCACCGGATGTTCCGTACGGGCGTGCAGGCCGAGATCGGCAGGACGGCGATCACGGGCGTCGAGGTCGTGGGTGAGGCCGCCGATGTCGATCAGGCGGTCACGGTCATCACGGCGACGCGTCCGGAGGTCGTGCTCCTCGACGTGCACCTTCCGGGCGGCGGCGGGGTCGAAGTCCTTCGCCGTTGCGCGCCGTTGATGTCCGACGCCGAGAACCCGGTGCGGTTCCTCGCGCTCTCCGTGTCGGACGCCGCCGAGGACGTCATCGGAGTCATCCGGGGCGGCGCCCGCGGCTATGTCACCAAGACCATCACCGGCACCGATCTGGTCGACTCCGTCTTCCGTGTGCAGGACGGCGACGCGGTGTTCTCGCCGCGGCTCGCCGGGTTCGTCCTCGACGCCTTCGCGTCGACCGACGCGCCGCCGGTCGACGAGGATCTGGACCGCCTCACCCAGCGCGAGCGCGAGGTGCTGCGGCTCATCGCGCGCGGGTACGCGTACAAGGAGATCGCCAAGCAGCTCTTCATCTCCGTGAAGACGGTGGAGTCGCATGTGTCGGCGGTGCTGAGGAAGTTGCAGCTGTCCAACCGGCACGAGCTGACGCGATGGGCGACGGCGCGGCGGCTGGTCTGA